A region from the Nesterenkonia lacusekhoensis genome encodes:
- a CDS encoding LysM peptidoglycan-binding domain-containing protein, giving the protein MHTTMRLTRRGRLLLFGMPAFALLTALVVGMFFLAGALVNQAQASSSEAPGVSAEEVQVGAGDTLWDVASQVDSDQDIRELIGQIAELNGLESSELQPGQTLYVPVED; this is encoded by the coding sequence ATGCACACCACGATGCGGCTCACCCGGCGCGGGCGTCTGCTGCTCTTCGGCATGCCCGCCTTCGCCCTGCTGACTGCCCTCGTCGTCGGGATGTTCTTCCTGGCCGGCGCGCTGGTCAACCAGGCCCAGGCATCCTCCTCCGAAGCCCCGGGGGTCTCCGCTGAGGAGGTCCAGGTGGGCGCCGGGGACACCCTCTGGGACGTGGCGTCCCAGGTGGATTCTGACCAGGACATCCGTGAACTCATCGGGCAGATCGCCGAGCTCAACGGGCTGGAGAGCTCAGAGCTGCAGCCCGGCCAGACCCTGTACGTGCCGGTGGAGGACTGA
- a CDS encoding MarR family winged helix-turn-helix transcriptional regulator — MSGQRNLTGFSPKALAWRAFFETSAVISDRMEKRLFSTTGLRLSDYNVLLLLAESEGYQLRMGELAERMVFSPSRLSYQVKALQTRGLLTRFTDPNDRRGMTAQLTEEGVAVFEEARAVHGQHIKQLFHPALDDEQAAVLQQICGQIQETVANAEAAETEQ, encoded by the coding sequence ATGTCAGGCCAACGCAATCTCACCGGGTTCTCCCCCAAGGCGCTCGCTTGGCGCGCCTTCTTCGAGACCTCCGCGGTGATCAGCGACCGCATGGAGAAACGCCTGTTCTCCACCACCGGCCTGCGGCTCAGCGACTACAACGTGCTGCTCCTGCTGGCTGAGTCCGAGGGCTACCAGCTGCGCATGGGTGAGCTGGCCGAGCGTATGGTGTTCTCCCCCTCCCGGCTCTCCTACCAGGTCAAGGCACTCCAGACGCGTGGTCTGCTCACCCGTTTCACCGATCCGAATGACCGCCGCGGCATGACCGCACAGCTGACGGAGGAAGGCGTGGCGGTCTTCGAAGAGGCCCGCGCCGTCCACGGACAGCACATCAAACAGCTCTTCCACCCCGCTCTGGACGATGAGCAGGCCGCAGTGCTGCAGCAGATCTGCGGACAGATCCAGGAGACGGTGGCTAACGCGGAGGCTGCGGAGACAGAACAGTGA
- a CDS encoding SseB family protein: MSGKELPGHIAALLQRQNRDGEGRAADSAGITWQGRDLSGGGNPLHTFDGDDGLAAPALVRAREALIAGEAAEADIVAALAGVRLFVPVLATGEGDAEHGDKQAEISLISIRSNDGRQTMPVFSSVEALTGWHPEARPVAAETERVMLAALAEDAELVVLDPRSEFPFVLRTPALTALAQGKPWTPSYADLDVAQELEGILPECPGVLRLEVRPAQGIASATASGEPVAGGGVGPELLVGVVPEPGLDDVDVRLAVASVQAALGDLQLLRERADSVTLTVLSPQPPR, from the coding sequence ATGAGCGGCAAGGAACTTCCCGGGCACATCGCAGCGCTGCTGCAGCGCCAGAACCGCGACGGTGAAGGTCGTGCCGCCGATTCGGCGGGGATCACCTGGCAGGGACGCGACCTCTCAGGTGGGGGAAACCCCCTGCACACCTTCGACGGCGACGACGGCCTGGCCGCGCCCGCACTGGTCCGGGCACGGGAGGCACTCATCGCCGGTGAGGCCGCTGAAGCCGATATTGTGGCTGCTCTGGCCGGAGTCCGGCTCTTCGTTCCGGTGCTGGCCACTGGTGAGGGCGACGCCGAGCACGGTGATAAGCAGGCCGAGATCTCGCTGATCAGCATCCGTTCCAACGATGGCCGGCAGACCATGCCGGTCTTCTCCTCGGTGGAGGCGCTGACCGGCTGGCACCCCGAGGCCCGGCCGGTGGCCGCCGAGACGGAGCGGGTCATGCTCGCCGCCTTGGCCGAGGACGCCGAGCTGGTGGTGCTGGATCCGCGATCCGAGTTCCCCTTCGTGCTGCGGACTCCTGCTCTCACCGCCCTGGCGCAGGGCAAGCCTTGGACACCGTCCTATGCGGACCTCGACGTCGCCCAGGAGCTGGAGGGCATTCTGCCGGAATGCCCGGGTGTGCTCCGGTTGGAGGTCCGTCCTGCTCAGGGCATCGCCTCGGCGACCGCCTCCGGAGAACCGGTCGCCGGCGGCGGTGTGGGCCCGGAGCTGCTGGTCGGCGTCGTGCCGGAACCGGGCCTGGACGACGTGGACGTCCGTCTGGCGGTGGCCAGTGTTCAGGCGGCGCTGGGAGACCTTCAGCTGCTGCGGGAGCGTGCTGATTCGGTCACGCTCACTGTTCTGTCTCCGCAGCCTCCGCGTTAG
- the priA gene encoding bifunctional 1-(5-phosphoribosyl)-5-((5-phosphoribosylamino)methylideneamino)imidazole-4-carboxamide isomerase/phosphoribosylanthranilate isomerase PriA — protein sequence MTDTDTTVPTEVPALELLPAVDVADGQAVRLVQGEAGSETSYGDPLEAALTWQQQGAEWIHLVDLDAAFGRGNNREVLRRVVDEIDIRIELSGGIRDDESLDRALEFGAARVNLGTAALEDPEWTARAIERHGDAIAVGLDVRGETLAARGWTQEGGNLWEVLERLEDAGCPRYVVTDVTKDGTLRGPNTELLAQVSAKTNKPVVASGGISSIEDVQALAAMVSSGVEGAIMGKALYAGKFTLPEALKAAAQSA from the coding sequence ATGACTGACACTGACACCACTGTTCCCACCGAGGTTCCGGCTCTGGAGCTGCTGCCTGCCGTCGACGTGGCCGACGGTCAGGCTGTGCGCCTGGTCCAGGGTGAGGCCGGTTCGGAGACCAGCTACGGCGACCCCCTCGAAGCCGCCCTGACCTGGCAGCAGCAGGGCGCCGAATGGATCCATCTGGTGGACCTCGACGCCGCCTTCGGCCGCGGGAACAACCGTGAGGTCCTGCGCCGCGTAGTCGACGAGATCGACATCAGGATCGAGCTCTCCGGCGGCATCCGCGATGACGAGTCACTGGACCGCGCCCTGGAGTTCGGCGCAGCCCGCGTCAACCTCGGCACCGCGGCACTGGAGGACCCGGAGTGGACCGCCCGAGCCATCGAACGCCACGGCGATGCCATCGCAGTGGGCTTGGACGTCCGCGGCGAGACGCTGGCCGCCCGCGGCTGGACGCAGGAGGGCGGCAATCTCTGGGAGGTCCTCGAGCGCCTCGAGGATGCCGGCTGCCCCCGGTATGTGGTCACCGACGTGACCAAGGACGGCACGCTGCGCGGCCCGAACACCGAGCTGCTGGCCCAGGTCAGCGCCAAGACCAATAAGCCCGTCGTCGCCTCCGGCGGCATCTCCTCCATCGAGGACGTCCAGGCTCTGGCCGCGATGGTCTCCTCCGGTGTGGAGGGAGCCATCATGGGCAAGGCGCTCTACGCTGGGAAGTTCACCCTGCCCGAGGCGCTGAAGGCCGCTGCGCAGTCCGCATGA
- a CDS encoding histidinol-phosphate transaminase, translating to MTTPQEDSQEQRSQKLAALPLREELRGQEPYGAPQLTVPAMLNVNETTYDVPAEVVEAITEQVRRAAVGLNRYPDREFTALREKLADYLSRESSLSSPLAAENMWAANGSNEIMQHIFQAFAGPGRSVLAFPPTYSMYPLYARGTYSDYIAGEREDDFTQSAESVARQIRAHRPHVVILCSPNNPTGTALGLDVVEAAYEAARDSDTMVVVDEAYGEFRQQGTPSALELLAGRERLIVSRTMSKAFALAGGRLGYLAAAPEVTDALRLVRLPYHLSAITQATAEAALDHSAALMANVERIRVQRDRIVAELGAMGLDPKPSDANFVFFGGLQDEKAAWKHLLDDGVLIRDVGIPQHLRVTAGTAEETTSFLDSLRRYVSGGSPRAAAHG from the coding sequence GTGACAACTCCGCAGGAAGACTCTCAGGAACAGCGCTCCCAGAAGCTGGCGGCTCTGCCGCTGCGTGAGGAGCTGCGCGGGCAGGAGCCCTATGGCGCTCCTCAGCTGACCGTGCCGGCGATGCTTAACGTCAATGAGACCACCTATGACGTTCCCGCCGAAGTGGTCGAGGCGATCACTGAGCAGGTCCGCAGGGCGGCCGTCGGGCTGAACCGCTATCCGGACCGCGAGTTCACCGCCCTGCGGGAGAAGCTCGCCGACTACCTCAGTCGGGAGAGCTCCCTGTCCTCTCCGCTCGCTGCGGAGAACATGTGGGCCGCCAACGGTTCCAACGAGATCATGCAGCACATCTTCCAGGCATTCGCCGGCCCGGGGCGCTCCGTGCTCGCCTTCCCGCCCACCTACTCCATGTACCCCCTCTACGCCCGGGGCACCTACAGCGACTACATCGCCGGTGAGCGCGAGGACGACTTCACTCAGTCCGCGGAGAGCGTGGCGCGACAGATCCGAGCTCACCGCCCTCACGTGGTCATCCTGTGCTCTCCCAACAACCCCACCGGCACGGCCTTGGGGCTGGATGTGGTCGAAGCTGCCTACGAGGCGGCCCGCGACTCGGACACCATGGTCGTGGTCGATGAGGCCTACGGTGAGTTCCGCCAGCAGGGCACACCGTCGGCCTTGGAGCTGCTGGCCGGCCGTGAGCGTCTGATCGTCTCGCGCACCATGAGCAAAGCCTTCGCCCTGGCCGGCGGCCGGCTCGGGTATCTTGCGGCCGCCCCTGAGGTCACGGACGCCCTGCGCCTGGTGCGCCTGCCGTATCACCTCTCCGCCATCACCCAGGCCACGGCCGAGGCGGCGTTGGATCACAGCGCTGCGCTCATGGCCAACGTGGAACGCATCAGAGTCCAACGCGATCGCATCGTCGCCGAACTTGGGGCGATGGGGCTGGACCCGAAACCTTCTGACGCAAACTTCGTGTTCTTCGGCGGACTCCAGGACGAGAAGGCCGCCTGGAAGCACCTCCTCGACGACGGCGTCCTCATCCGGGATGTGGGCATCCCACAGCATCTGCGGGTCACCGCAGGGACTGCGGAGGAGACCACGTCCTTCCTGGACTCCCTGCGTCGGTACGTGTCGGGTGGATCCCCTCGTGCCGCCGCGCACGGATAG
- the hisH gene encoding imidazole glycerol phosphate synthase subunit HisH, producing MAAPEVVVLDYGSGNVHSAVRALERAGASVTLTRDTDAVLNAQGLVVPGVGAFAAVMDSLKAIDAPRWIGRRIAGGRPVLGICVGHQILFERSIEHGIPAEGMGEWPGEVTALPEDAVVPHMGWNTVRPPEGSVLFDGIEEERFYFVHSYAVQSWNFDVTIPEMSQPKVTWSHHGADFIAAVENGPLSAAQFHPEKSGDAGMQLLRNWITSL from the coding sequence ATGGCCGCACCCGAGGTCGTCGTCCTCGACTACGGCTCGGGCAACGTCCACTCGGCCGTGCGCGCCCTGGAGCGCGCCGGAGCCTCGGTGACTCTGACGCGGGACACAGACGCGGTCCTCAACGCCCAGGGCCTCGTGGTGCCGGGCGTAGGCGCCTTCGCCGCCGTCATGGATTCGTTGAAGGCCATCGATGCCCCGCGCTGGATCGGACGCCGCATCGCCGGCGGACGGCCGGTCCTTGGGATCTGCGTCGGGCACCAGATCCTGTTCGAACGCAGCATCGAACATGGAATCCCGGCCGAGGGGATGGGGGAGTGGCCCGGTGAGGTCACCGCTCTGCCGGAGGACGCGGTGGTCCCGCACATGGGGTGGAACACCGTCCGCCCGCCTGAGGGCAGCGTGCTCTTCGACGGCATCGAGGAGGAGCGCTTCTACTTCGTCCACTCCTACGCCGTGCAGAGCTGGAACTTCGACGTGACCATCCCCGAGATGTCCCAGCCGAAGGTGACCTGGTCCCATCACGGCGCCGACTTCATCGCAGCCGTGGAGAACGGTCCGCTCTCGGCGGCGCAGTTCCATCCGGAGAAGTCCGGCGACGCCGGCATGCAGCTGCTGCGCAACTGGATCACCAGCCTGTAG
- the hisB gene encoding imidazoleglycerol-phosphate dehydratase HisB — protein MGAEQNQAQLIGGRVAEMERVTSESSVKVRMDLDGTGRADISTSVPFYDHMLTALAKHSLIDLDVEATGDTHIDVHHTVEDTAIVLGEVLRTALGEKRGIRRFGEATVPLDEALAHAVVDVSGRPYLVHSGEPEGQQYHLIGGHFTGSMTRHAFEAITYHSGICLHMRVLGGRDPHHIVEAQFKAFARALRAAVESDPRTDDIPSTKGAL, from the coding sequence ATGGGAGCAGAACAGAACCAGGCGCAGCTGATCGGTGGCCGTGTGGCTGAGATGGAGCGCGTCACCAGTGAGTCCAGCGTGAAGGTCCGGATGGACCTGGACGGCACCGGACGGGCCGACATCAGCACCAGCGTGCCGTTCTACGACCACATGCTGACCGCTCTGGCCAAGCACTCGCTGATCGACCTCGATGTCGAGGCCACCGGCGATACTCATATCGATGTCCATCACACGGTGGAGGACACGGCCATCGTGCTCGGTGAGGTGCTGCGCACGGCCCTGGGTGAGAAACGGGGCATCCGCCGTTTCGGCGAGGCCACAGTTCCGCTGGACGAGGCGCTGGCCCACGCGGTCGTCGACGTCTCGGGCCGGCCGTACCTGGTCCACAGCGGGGAGCCGGAGGGCCAGCAGTACCACCTCATCGGGGGGCATTTCACCGGCTCCATGACCCGCCACGCCTTCGAGGCCATCACGTACCACTCGGGGATCTGTCTGCATATGCGAGTGCTCGGCGGCCGGGATCCCCACCACATCGTGGAGGCGCAGTTCAAAGCCTTCGCCCGAGCACTGCGCGCAGCTGTGGAGAGCGACCCCAGGACCGACGACATCCCCTCCACGAAGGGAGCCCTCTGA
- a CDS encoding ATP-dependent DNA helicase, with protein sequence MTETATRSTGYTRSLQLLDHAVSAMGGVKREGQSEMAKNVAMALRKRRHLMVQAGTGTGKSLAYLVPAVVHALDAERPVLISTATLALQAQIMGRDLPRLLGNLDEELDRPVDVALVKGRANYVCKHKLDGGFPEEDDDDQALFNVAAEPGGGVSTFEPSSRLGKEIVMLREWAQTTETGDRDDLPEGVTDRAWRQVSVNAVDCIGARKCPMASECFSELAREKAQDADLVVTNHAMLAIDAFEGLEVLPEHDAVIVDEAHELSERVTSAVTAHLSAQMILAAASSARKHTAINVDALQSAATAVEAAFHLVESGLLPRGMNPQQTEAVELARNAARTALSDSKPSGDSEADAGRKTARARLQAVQDTADRMLESHQTPDVIWLSRPGSFSPGKGYQEASPEEPPLIYVAPTSVAARLREGLFGDRTVVLTSATLTIGDSFDPVAGSLGLMGEKAPDWDAVDVGSPFDYPKQGMLYVAKHLPAPSLKTAEQQRDELAGLIEASGGATLALFSSRRAAEEAAEDLRERLDVPILCQGDSTMSALVKQFAEEEETCLFGTMSLWQGVDVPGRSCRLVAIDRIPFPRPDDPLNSARSQEVARSGGNGFMQVAATHAATRLAQGAGRLIRTAEDRGVLAILDSRLATARYGGFLKKSMPNFWATTDGDVARGALSRLAQG encoded by the coding sequence GTGACCGAGACGGCCACCCGGTCCACGGGCTACACCCGATCGCTGCAGCTGCTCGACCACGCAGTCTCCGCCATGGGCGGGGTCAAGCGCGAAGGGCAGTCCGAGATGGCCAAGAACGTGGCGATGGCGCTGCGGAAGCGGCGCCACCTCATGGTCCAGGCGGGCACCGGAACCGGCAAATCGCTGGCCTATCTGGTGCCCGCCGTGGTCCATGCCCTGGACGCCGAGCGTCCGGTGCTGATCTCCACGGCGACTCTGGCCCTGCAGGCTCAGATCATGGGGCGCGACCTGCCGCGGCTCCTCGGGAACCTGGACGAGGAGCTGGACCGACCGGTGGATGTCGCGCTGGTCAAAGGTCGGGCCAACTATGTGTGCAAGCACAAGCTCGACGGCGGCTTCCCCGAGGAGGACGACGACGATCAGGCCCTGTTCAACGTCGCGGCAGAGCCCGGCGGCGGTGTGAGCACCTTCGAGCCCAGCTCGCGCTTGGGCAAGGAGATCGTCATGCTGCGCGAGTGGGCGCAGACCACGGAGACCGGTGACCGTGACGATCTGCCCGAGGGCGTCACCGACCGCGCCTGGCGGCAGGTCTCGGTCAACGCAGTGGACTGCATCGGAGCTCGGAAGTGCCCGATGGCCTCGGAGTGCTTCTCCGAGCTGGCCCGGGAGAAGGCTCAGGACGCAGACCTGGTGGTCACCAACCACGCCATGCTGGCCATCGATGCGTTCGAGGGTCTGGAGGTGCTGCCCGAACATGACGCGGTCATCGTCGACGAGGCCCATGAGCTCTCCGAGCGCGTCACCTCCGCAGTGACCGCACATCTGTCGGCTCAGATGATCTTGGCCGCCGCCTCTTCGGCGCGCAAACACACGGCCATCAACGTGGACGCGCTGCAGAGTGCGGCCACAGCTGTGGAGGCCGCCTTCCACCTGGTTGAGTCTGGGCTGCTCCCGCGTGGGATGAACCCCCAGCAGACCGAGGCGGTGGAGCTGGCCCGCAACGCCGCCCGCACCGCGCTGTCCGACTCCAAGCCCTCGGGCGATTCGGAGGCCGATGCCGGCCGAAAGACCGCACGGGCGAGGCTGCAGGCAGTCCAGGACACTGCTGACCGGATGCTCGAATCGCACCAGACCCCTGATGTCATCTGGCTCAGCCGTCCGGGCAGCTTCAGCCCAGGGAAGGGCTACCAGGAGGCATCTCCGGAGGAACCCCCACTGATCTACGTGGCGCCCACTTCGGTGGCTGCGCGGCTGCGCGAAGGCCTCTTCGGCGATCGCACAGTGGTGCTGACCTCAGCCACGCTGACGATCGGTGACAGCTTCGATCCTGTGGCCGGCTCTTTGGGGCTGATGGGGGAGAAGGCTCCGGACTGGGATGCTGTGGATGTCGGCAGTCCCTTCGACTATCCCAAGCAGGGGATGCTCTACGTGGCCAAACACCTGCCGGCGCCCTCGCTGAAGACTGCGGAACAGCAGCGCGATGAGCTCGCTGGACTGATCGAGGCCTCAGGCGGTGCCACCCTGGCCCTGTTCTCCTCGAGGCGCGCGGCCGAGGAGGCCGCGGAGGACCTGCGGGAGCGCCTCGATGTGCCCATCCTCTGCCAGGGCGACTCCACGATGTCCGCCCTGGTCAAGCAGTTCGCCGAGGAGGAGGAGACCTGCCTCTTCGGCACCATGAGCCTGTGGCAGGGAGTGGACGTCCCCGGACGTTCCTGCCGGCTCGTGGCCATCGATCGGATTCCCTTCCCCCGGCCGGATGACCCGTTGAACAGTGCGCGCAGCCAGGAGGTGGCCCGCAGCGGCGGCAATGGCTTCATGCAGGTGGCCGCCACGCATGCCGCCACGCGTCTGGCTCAGGGAGCTGGGCGCCTGATCAGGACCGCCGAGGACCGGGGAGTCCTGGCGATCCTGGACTCACGGCTCGCCACTGCCCGCTATGGAGGTTTCCTGAAGAAGTCCATGCCGAACTTCTGGGCGACCACCGACGGTGACGTGGCCCGTGGGGCGCTGTCCCGTCTCGCCCAGGGCTGA
- the lexA gene encoding transcriptional repressor LexA: MARKTAEGDAVPRLTERQRRIVDIIQESLAERSYPPSMREIGDACGLASLSSVTHQLARLQEMGYLKRVPGKPRAMEVIRDSSGQPLLQESAQETAEPSGPVTDLNAYRAETDSRTADVPLVGRIAAGGPILADQQVEDVMPLPRQLTGEGELFMLQVRGDSMIEAGIFEDDWVVVRRQQDAENGDIVAALLDDESTVKTLKRRDGHLWLLPQNRMYEPILGDEASIMGKVVTVLRSL; this comes from the coding sequence ATGGCCCGGAAGACAGCAGAGGGAGACGCCGTCCCCCGCCTGACCGAGCGGCAGCGCCGCATCGTGGACATCATCCAGGAGTCCCTGGCAGAGCGCAGCTACCCGCCGTCGATGCGGGAGATCGGTGATGCCTGCGGCCTGGCCTCGCTCTCTTCGGTGACCCATCAGCTGGCCCGGCTGCAGGAGATGGGCTATCTCAAGCGCGTGCCGGGCAAGCCTCGCGCCATGGAGGTCATCCGCGACTCCTCCGGGCAGCCGCTCCTGCAGGAGTCCGCCCAGGAGACCGCCGAGCCCTCAGGGCCCGTGACCGATCTGAACGCCTATCGGGCAGAGACCGACTCCCGCACCGCCGATGTCCCTCTGGTGGGACGCATCGCCGCCGGTGGACCGATCCTCGCCGACCAGCAGGTCGAAGACGTCATGCCGCTTCCGCGTCAGCTCACCGGTGAGGGCGAGCTGTTCATGCTGCAGGTCCGCGGCGATTCGATGATCGAGGCGGGGATCTTCGAAGATGACTGGGTCGTGGTGCGCCGGCAGCAGGATGCGGAGAACGGAGACATCGTCGCGGCCCTGCTGGACGACGAATCCACCGTGAAGACGCTCAAGCGGCGGGACGGGCATCTGTGGCTGCTGCCACAGAACCGTATGTATGAACCCATCCTCGGCGACGAGGCCAGCATCATGGGCAAAGTCGTGACTGTGCTCCGCAGCCTCTGA